The Kiritimatiellales bacterium genome segment TATTGCTTTGGACATTGCTGTTTATCATTCCCGGCATAATCAAAGCCTATTCATATTCGCAAACATTTTTTATTCTGGCGAATGATTCATCGGTTGGCATCCGCGAAGCAATTACGCGCAGCCGTGAATTCATGGATGGGAATAAATTCCGGCTGTTCCTTTTGCAATGGCGGTTTTTCGGCTGGGCGTTTCTGTGTGTCTTAACGCTTGGAATAGGCTTTATTTGGCTGCTGCCGTACATGCAAGCCAGCTTTGCCGCCTTTTACCACGACCTGCTTTCATCCAAAGTGGAAGAGCAGGAAGCATTTCCGGTGTAGAAAAAACGGC includes the following:
- a CDS encoding DUF975 family protein — translated: MMSMTPLREITAAARAGLTGNWGRAIGTCLVYILLLQSVGQIPLIFYLIVGPLSIGLSVFFLNVMSGVPRFPQLFDGFRIFWKATGTYLLINLFLLLWTLLFIIPGIIKAYSYSQTFFILANDSSVGIREAITRSREFMDGNKFRLFLLQWRFFGWAFLCVLTLGIGFIWLLPYMQASFAAFYHDLLSSKVEEQEAFPV